The following coding sequences are from one Hydra vulgaris chromosome 04, alternate assembly HydraT2T_AEP window:
- the LOC100201375 gene encoding transcription factor E2F2 isoform X2, translated as MNTTYLDIPEVFEGKKSSRSMYELTQFNSSPGTPSDSQFKQSFSTPANDRSKRNQPRPQVKRKLDLEHKAVLQQQNRQQEPVAMQPLQPIIFTTFKTPSKVFMANSQTKQIIRSAPQPIAPATFKTKVNSPVLEEKLAVQKSPACERRYETSLGILTKRFVSLLRNSVSGILDLNQAAELLDVQKRRIYDITNVLEGIGVIEKNSKNNIKWVGAKHLENQNDNIADVENQEEAILATNLVDLHQDIEDLKLSEAKLDELIQQCQNEMKQCSGAKHYNKHSYVTYQDIRGIKDFNNKTVIAIKAPPETKLEVPDPNESIQIWLKSSNGPIDVYLCPENKENIPPSNDRLDECGYSDSTSSVSEFSPFNNENLCSPGNLSQSSGYFDESRFSSYEPNTTLSSMNCDALHMNKLDSEDFIAYNESCYQNELSISPLISLEPNFKAEDYLFSLDCNEGISDLFDVDTFL; from the exons ATGAACACAACATATCTTGATATTCCTGAGGTTTTCGAAGGTAAAAAATCTTCTAGGTCAATGTACGAGTTGACTCAATTTAATTCTTCTCCCGGAACACCTTCCGATAGTCAGTTTAAACAATCGTTTTCAACACCAGCCAACGACAGATCGAAAAGAAATCAACCAAGACCTCAG gtGAAACGAAAACTTGATCTTGAACACAAGGCTGTTTTACAACAGCAAAATCGTCAACAAGAACCGGTTGCCATGCAACCATTGCAAcctattatttttacaacatttaaaaCACCTTCAAAGGTTTTTATGGCTAATTCTCAGACTAAACAAATAATCAGATCTGCTCCTCAACCAATTGCACCtgcaacatttaaaacaaaagtaaattctCCTgtattagaagaaaaattag CAGTTCAAAAGTCGCCAGCATGTGAGCGACGTTATGAAACGTCATTGGGTATTCTTACTAAGCGATTTGTTTCACTTCTTCGAAACTCAGTCAGTGGAATCCTTGACCTTAATCAGGCTGCTGAATTACTTGATGttcaaaaaagaagaatttaCGACATCACAAATGTTTTGGAGGGTATTGGTGTTATTGAAAagaattctaaaaataatattaaatgggT tggtGCAAAGCATTTGGAAAATCAAAATGATAATATTGCTGATGTAGAAAATCAAGAGGAAGCAATCCTTGCTACTAATTTAGTAGATTTGCATCAAGATATAGAGGATTTAAAATTGTCTGAAGCAAAACTTGATGAACTCATTCAGCAATGTCAAAATGAAATGAAGCAATGCAGTGGTGCTAAACATTACAATAA ACATTCGTATGTTACATACCAAGATATTCGTggtattaaagattttaataacaaaactgTTATTGCTATTAAAGCTCCTCCAGAAACCAAGTTAGAAGTTCCTGATCCTAATGag tcgaTTCAGATTTGGTTAAAAAGTTCAAATGGGCCCATTGACGTTTACTTATGTCCAGAAAATAAAGAGAATATACCACCTTCGAATGATAGACTTGATGAATGTGGTTACTCCGATTCTACAAGCTCCGTTTCTGAATTTTCACCATTCAATAATGAAAATCTTTGTTCTCCGGGTAATCTTAGTCAAAGTTCAGGATATTTTGATGAAAGTCGGTTTTCAAGCTACGAACCCAATACAACACTTTCTTCGATGAATTGCGATGCTCTCCACATGAATAAACTTGATTCAGAGGACTTTATTGCATATAATGAAAGCTGTTACCAAAATGAACTTTCTATATCTCCCCTTATTTCCCTTGAGCCCAACTTCAAAGCTGAAGATTATCTTTTTTCTCTTGACTGTAACGAAGGTATCAGTGACCTTTTTGATGTAGAcacgtttttataa
- the LOC100201375 gene encoding transcription factor E2F6 isoform X3 codes for MQPLQPIIFTTFKTPSKVFMANSQTKQIIRSAPQPIAPATFKTKVNSPVLEEKLAVQKSPACERRYETSLGILTKRFVSLLRNSVSGILDLNQAAELLDVQKRRIYDITNVLEGIGVIEKNSKNNIKWVGAKHLENQNDNIADVENQEEAILATNLVDLHQDIEDLKLSEAKLDELIQQCQNEMKQCSGAKHYNKHSYVTYQDIRGIKDFNNKTVIAIKAPPETKLEVPDPNESIQIWLKSSNGPIDVYLCPENKENIPPSNDRLDECGYSDSTSSVSEFSPFNNENLCSPGNLSQSSGYFDESRFSSYEPNTTLSSMNCDALHMNKLDSEDFIAYNESCYQNELSISPLISLEPNFKAEDYLFSLDCNEGISDLFDVDTFL; via the exons ATGCAACCATTGCAAcctattatttttacaacatttaaaaCACCTTCAAAGGTTTTTATGGCTAATTCTCAGACTAAACAAATAATCAGATCTGCTCCTCAACCAATTGCACCtgcaacatttaaaacaaaagtaaattctCCTgtattagaagaaaaattag CAGTTCAAAAGTCGCCAGCATGTGAGCGACGTTATGAAACGTCATTGGGTATTCTTACTAAGCGATTTGTTTCACTTCTTCGAAACTCAGTCAGTGGAATCCTTGACCTTAATCAGGCTGCTGAATTACTTGATGttcaaaaaagaagaatttaCGACATCACAAATGTTTTGGAGGGTATTGGTGTTATTGAAAagaattctaaaaataatattaaatgggT tggtGCAAAGCATTTGGAAAATCAAAATGATAATATTGCTGATGTAGAAAATCAAGAGGAAGCAATCCTTGCTACTAATTTAGTAGATTTGCATCAAGATATAGAGGATTTAAAATTGTCTGAAGCAAAACTTGATGAACTCATTCAGCAATGTCAAAATGAAATGAAGCAATGCAGTGGTGCTAAACATTACAATAA ACATTCGTATGTTACATACCAAGATATTCGTggtattaaagattttaataacaaaactgTTATTGCTATTAAAGCTCCTCCAGAAACCAAGTTAGAAGTTCCTGATCCTAATGag tcgaTTCAGATTTGGTTAAAAAGTTCAAATGGGCCCATTGACGTTTACTTATGTCCAGAAAATAAAGAGAATATACCACCTTCGAATGATAGACTTGATGAATGTGGTTACTCCGATTCTACAAGCTCCGTTTCTGAATTTTCACCATTCAATAATGAAAATCTTTGTTCTCCGGGTAATCTTAGTCAAAGTTCAGGATATTTTGATGAAAGTCGGTTTTCAAGCTACGAACCCAATACAACACTTTCTTCGATGAATTGCGATGCTCTCCACATGAATAAACTTGATTCAGAGGACTTTATTGCATATAATGAAAGCTGTTACCAAAATGAACTTTCTATATCTCCCCTTATTTCCCTTGAGCCCAACTTCAAAGCTGAAGATTATCTTTTTTCTCTTGACTGTAACGAAGGTATCAGTGACCTTTTTGATGTAGAcacgtttttataa